From one Gemella morbillorum genomic stretch:
- a CDS encoding ABC transporter permease, translating into MDLIISAIAQGMLWGLLSLGLFISFRVLNIADMTTEGAYPLGAGVCVICIHNGINPILATIIAIIAGMMAGLVTGFLITICKIPSLLAGILTMTALLSVNLRIMGRPNLSLLNKETIFSKFQNLNLPNHYNTVLLGFLLSVIIIALMSLFFSTELGQSLIATGDNEKMATALGISTKAMTILGLMLANGIISLAGAILAQNNGYSDVNSGIGVIVVALAAIIIGEVIFKDMSFTQRLVCVIFGAIIYRLLLVGVLKLNIIGANDFKLVSALVIALFLTLPQLKLRTKRKGV; encoded by the coding sequence ATGGATTTGATTATTTCGGCAATAGCCCAAGGTATGCTTTGGGGATTATTGTCATTAGGGTTATTTATAAGTTTTAGAGTGCTGAATATAGCAGATATGACAACAGAGGGTGCTTACCCGTTAGGAGCAGGTGTCTGTGTTATATGCATTCACAATGGAATTAATCCAATTCTTGCGACAATAATAGCTATCATCGCGGGAATGATGGCAGGATTAGTTACAGGCTTTTTAATCACTATTTGCAAAATTCCAAGTTTATTAGCAGGTATTTTGACAATGACAGCATTATTATCGGTTAACTTAAGAATTATGGGAAGACCTAATTTAAGTTTATTGAATAAGGAGACTATTTTTAGTAAATTCCAAAACTTAAATTTACCTAATCATTACAATACGGTATTATTAGGATTTTTACTTTCAGTGATTATTATTGCGCTAATGTCACTATTTTTCTCTACAGAACTTGGCCAAAGTTTAATAGCTACAGGAGACAATGAGAAAATGGCAACTGCGCTTGGTATTTCAACTAAAGCTATGACTATTTTAGGTCTTATGCTTGCGAATGGAATTATCTCGTTAGCGGGAGCTATTTTGGCACAAAACAACGGTTATTCTGATGTGAATAGTGGTATTGGTGTTATTGTAGTGGCACTAGCAGCGATTATTATAGGTGAAGTTATTTTTAAAGATATGAGTTTTACTCAGCGTCTAGTTTGTGTAATTTTTGGTGCGATTATTTACCGTTTACTACTAGTAGGAGTATTGAAGTTGAACATTATAGGAGCAAATGATTTCAAATTGGTATCAGCTTTAGTTATTGCATTATTCTTAACATTACCTCAACTGAAACTTAGAACTAAGAGAAAGGGTGTGTAG